AAACGTTCAGAGGGCGGCTCAATAGAAGCCGGACTCTTCATCTTTAGATCTCTTGAGCGACACCAGCGTGACCTCCAGAAGGAGCCGACCCACGCGGAAGGGGGCTCTTAAAAGCCCTAAGGATTCAGCATCCAATCCGCATGGATTCTGGCAACGTTTGTTACCTCTCAATTGGTCTCTTTGGCCAACAGAGGCAAGGCTGCTCCTGAGTCTCACTGCCATCTGGTGTGTTGCTGGATTATTGGTCTTGGCATCGGCGAGCTGGTGGGTTGCTGCTCGCGAACAGGGAGAAGGGGCTTACTACCTCAAACGCCAACTGGTCTGGATGGTGGCTAGCTGGAGCCTGATGACGTTCGTTGCGTCCACAACACTGAGACGTTGGCTCAAAATCGCCGGCCCTGGTCTCTGGATCGGCTGTCTGATGGTGGCTGCCACCTTGGTGATGGGCACCACGGTGAATGGAGCAAGTCGGTGGCTGGTGATTGGTCCTATCCAGATCCAACCATCAGAGTTGATTAAACCGTTTGTGGTTCTTCAGGCTGCCAATCTCTTCGCCCATTGGAAGCGGAACGCACTCGATCAAAAGCTGCTCTGGCTATCAAGCTTCGCCATCCTCGTTCTGCTGATCCTCAAACAGCCGAATCTCAGTACAGCATCACTGATCGGTCTGTTGATCTGGTTAATGGCATTCTCTGCAGGGCTTCCCTTGCTTCAACTGTTTGGGACCGCACTAGCTGGAGGCATGCTCGGAATCAGCAGCATCCTGATTAATGAATACCAACGCATCAGGGTGATCTCGTTTCTGAATCCTTGGAATGATCCCCAGGGTGATGGATATCAACTCATTCAAAGCCTGCTCGCGATTGGATCAGGTGGGATTTTTGGCCAGGGATTCGGCCTATCAACCCAGAAACTGCAATATCTGCCCATCCAAAGCACAGATTTCATCTTCGCTGTCTATGCCGAAGAGTTCGGTTTCGTGGGGTCTGTGATGTTGCTGGTGTTTTTGATGCTGATGGGCTTCTTGGGGCTTCGTGTTGCTTTGCGCTGCCGAAGCAACCAGGCAAGGCTTACCGCCATTGGCTGTTCAACCCTTCTCGTAGGACAGTCACTGATGAATATTGCCGTGGCCTCCGGAGCCATGCCCACAACAGGCCTCCCCCTTCCTCTGGTCAGCTACGGAGGAAATTCATTGCTCTCCAGCATGGTGATTATTGGCTTATTAATCCGATGCTCACTCGAATCCACTGGCTTAATCGGTGGTCGCAGCCTCCGCGAGCAACAGCGCGGTGGATAAGGTGAACTTGAATTGATCCCGGTCGCACCGGTACAACCATTTCCTCATTCGAGCTGGCACTGTCCGACCTTGCCCGCAACAGCGAGCAACTGCTCAACCATGCGCTACAGCAGCCTGGTCCAATCACTGTGGCTCTTGTCTTTGCAGGAGGAGCTTTAACAAGCCTGGGCCCCTGTTCCCTCTCTTTGCTACCTGTCACCCTCGCGTACCTAGCCGGCTTCGAGAACAAGCAAAAACCTTGGCAACGCAGTCTTTCCTTTTGCGCTGGCATCGTGGGAGCCCTTGTTGTGCTTGGAAGCCTGAGTGGATTGCTGGGCCGCATCTACGGTCAAGTTCCTGGTTTGGTACCAACCCTTGTTGCGGTCCTAGCAATGGTGATGGGGCTCAATCTTCTCGGCGTGGTTCGAATCCCCCTTCCCGCAGGGCCAGACCCCATGCGTTGGACAAGCAAGGTGCCCGCCCCGCTAGCCCCTGTTGCGGCCGGATTAGCGTTTGGTCTCGCGGCTTCACCCTGCACAACTCCGGTACTGGCTGTGCTACTTGGCTGGATTGCAAGCACGGGACGTCCCCTCCTCGGGGTGCTGATGCTCACAAGCTTCGGGATTGGTCAAGTCCTACCTCTCCTCCTTGCAGGCAACTTGGCAGCCTCACTACCACGGTTGCTGGCGTTACGGCCCATCGGCCGCTGGGTTCCTCCCATCAGTGGGGTGATCCTGTTTGCCACAGGCACGCTCACCTTGTTAGCGAGATTGACCTGATCTGATGCCTGCACTGCGCCGACTCTTTGCCCTGCTCTCGGATCTTCGATTAGCGATCCTGCTCCTTCTGCTGATTGCGGGAGCAAGCGCCCTTGGGACCATTCTTCCCCAGAACGAAGCGCCTGATTTGTATCTCGAGCGATTCAATGCAGACCCATGGCTGGGAATGATCAATGGCGAACAGATGTTGCAACTGCAGTTGGACAGCATCTATTCCAGCGTGTGGTTTTTAAGCCTTTTGGCTTGGCTGGGATTGGCCTTGATCTTGTGCAGCTGGCGTCGTCAATGGCCAGCACTACTCGCCACGATGCGCTGGATTGACTACCGCCAACCCAGACAACTGAGCAAGTTGGCGTTGGCCGAATCAATTCACTGTTCCAACGGTGAGTCGGCCTTAGACACACTGAGTGAGCAACTCCAAAAGCAAGGCTGGCAGGTCCAAAGGCAAGAGGATCGCCTCGCGGCGCGGCGTGGCGTGATTGGCAAGGTTGGCCCCTTATTGGTCCACACCGGCTTGGTGCTGCTGCTAATCGGTGCTGCATGGGGAGCACTTTCTGGAAACCGCTTGGAACGCTTCCTTGCGCCCGGCCGAGCTCTCGACCTGCTTGACCCATCTGGCAACAACCGGCTTTCGCTCACCCTCGAACGCTTCGCGATTGAGCGTGATCCGGCGGGACGCACCGAACAATTCCGATCAACCCTGAGACTTGATCCTCCAGGAGGGCCTTCAGAGCAGCGCATGATCAGCGTGAATCATCCGCTCCGCTATCGAGGGATGACTGTTTATCAAGCGGATTGGTCGCTAGCTGCGATCACCGTGCAGATCGGCAAGAGTCCTGAACTGCAATTACCTCTCCGTAGTTTTCCCGAGCTCGGGGAACAAATTTGGGGTCTGGTGCTTCCCACACGGCCAGACGGATCCGAACCTGTGCTGATGAGCACAAGCAGTGAACAGGGCCCTGTTCAGGTGTTCGATGCAGACGGATCTCTGCTGGGCAACCTGCGACCTGGCGGGGCATCCACTGAAATCAAAGGACTGCCCCTGAGAGTGGCCGACATCATGCCTGCCAGCGGACTGCTCCTTAAGCGTGACCCAGGTGTCCCTCTCGTTTATGCAGGTTTCGCGATCACACTGCTTGGCGGAGGCCTCAGCTTGATCGCAACCCGACAGCTCTGGGCCGTACTCGACCCGCCACCATTTCAGCCATCCAACAGACAGCTGCACATTGGCGGACTTTGCAATCGAAATCTCGCTGGCTTTGCGGCCGAATTGCCAATCCTGATCAGCAGGATTGACGGGTCCCGTGACTGACTCTTACAACCGTATGAACATTGCCACGAGGGTTGAAATCAGCTTCGAGCTGCATCCAAACGGGGGCACAGGCCGCTACTAAATCATCAAGAATTTTGTTCGCCACCTCTTCATGGGAGATCGAAGTGTTGCGAAAGTGATTGATATACAACTTGATCGCTTTCAGCTCGACCACTCGCGGTCCGGGCTGATAAATCAAGCGCAATACCGCGAAGTCCGGATAACCAGAAAAGGGGCAAAGGCAAGTAAATTCAGGCAATTCGATCGACACCTCATAGGGGCGCCCTGGCCTTGGGTTGTCGAAACAGATCAACTCCGCATTTGCAATAGCTCTTTCGCCATACAGCGGAGTTTTGGTGAGCTCAGTGCCGGGATTGTTCATCGAACGAATACGGAAAACTCCAGCGCCCGACCCTAAAGCCAGCCCTCCAAAACTGTTGAGTGGAGCTCAGCGCTGCTTGATTTGGTATCAACACGTACAACCTATAAACAGGAAAGCAGGCCTAATAGGGGGGTGTTGGACTTGCTTGCAATGGATCTCAGTCTGATTACCGAGGGACAGGCTCTCCGTCTACAGCCTGAGAGCGTTCACGGCATGTTGTGGCTTCAAACTCACTTCGAAAAGTCCCATTGGGAGCTACTCGCTGAGGGCCTTGCCACGGTGAGTCAGTCGAATGTCGATGAGTTGATCAAGGATGCCTCAAACGCCGGATTGAACCTTTCTCCTCTCCCGGCCCTGTCATCTCAGCTCAATTCCTGACACACTCAAGAGAACGATCACTCAACAATCCATGAAAAAGGTCGAAGCCGTTATCCGTCCCTTCAAACTTGAGGACGTCAAATTAGCTTTGGTTAATGCCGGCATCGTGGGCATGACCGTGAGCGAAGTGCGCGGATTCGGTCGTCAGAAGGGGCAAGTAGAGCGATATCGCGGTTCTGAATTCACTGTTGAATTTCTGCAGAAGCTGAAAGTTGACGTTGTGATCGACGATGACCGCGTTGAAGCTGTGATTAACGCCATTGCGGAAGCAGCAAAAACGGGAGAAATCGGCGACGGCAAGATTTTTGTTTCTTCTGTCGACACCGTCGTACGGATTCGCACCGGCGATCGTGACAGTTCAGCCCTCTGATCTCAGGGTGTCCTGAATCACCTCTCGAATCTTTTCATCAGAAATCTGATGTGGCTCAAGCTCGCTTAACCACAACAGATATTCGTGGTTGCCGGCGGGACCTGTTATCGGCGATCCCACAACTCCCAGGGCGTTCCAGCCCAGGGAGTGTGCGGAATCGATCACTGAGGCAATCGCATCCCTGTGAGCCAAGCCATCTCGCACCACCCCGCCTTTACCTACCCGATCGCGACCCACTTCAAACTGGGGCTTCACCAACACCAATGCTTCGCTCCCCCGCGGTTCCAGCAAGGCGCGAATAGCTGGAAGGACAAGTGACAAGGAAATAAACGACACATCTGCAACAGCCAGAGTGGGGAGGTCGTCTTCAGGCCCATAGAGCTCAGTTGCGGTCAGTCGGCGCAAATTGGTGCGCTCTTTAAGGACAACGCGTTCATCAATGCGCAAACTCCAGGCCGTCTGGCCATAGCCAACGTCGATGCCATAAACCCGACGAGCTCCGTGTTGCAGCAAGCAATCGGTGAAGCCACCCGTCGAAATCCCTCCGTCAAGACAGGTGCGCCCCTCCACCGAGACAGGGAAAGCCTCCAACGCTGCCAGCAACTTTTCACCACCTCTAGACACAAACCGAGGAGGCTGCTCCACAATCAATTCGAGATCGATCAAAACGGTTTGACCTGGCTTGTCGAGCAGCTGCCCCCGATGATCTCTGACCTTGCCGGCGCGGATGAGCTGTTGCGCTTGCTGACGGGATGCAGCCAACCCCAACGTCAGCATGTGGAGATCTAAACGCTGTTTACGAACCATTTCGACATAAAAGCACCGTGAAACCGAAACAAATACCGGAGTTCCACCCGGAGTTCCGCAGACCTCCCTGAAGATCTTCGCAAGCCGCACGCAAGTCCGTGTCAGCCAACAACGTCTTCAACATCAAAAGCGGACGCCGCCAGTCCCTTCGAGCCAAATTTTGTCGCAAGTCCAGCGAGGCGTCGAACCGCGTACTTGAGCTACTGGCCCCTGGGTCTTTTGTCACGCTCGACAATCACCCCCAAGATCTCCCTCCCTTTCAAGTCATTGAATGTCGTGGGGGCCTCTGCTGGGTGCGTCAGCAAGCCTGGGGACAGAACGTTCAGTGGGAAGTTGAGCATCGCCGCCTCACATCGGCTTAGAGCTAATCGCAATGTCCAAGCCTTCAGCGCCATACATTGGTTGAGTTGTCGCCACGCGCTGGCCCTTGATCGAGAGATACACCCTGCCCGAGATGGGCGAGATCTGGACAGACCGCGCCAAATACCAAAGTTGGCTGGATGTTGAGGTTGCTGCCTGTGAGGCCAACTGCAGGCTTGGTCGTGTCCCACAGGATGCGATGCAAACGATTCGCGAACAGTCGGCGTTTGAACCGGAGCGAATCCTTGAGATCGAGGCCGAGGTCCGTCACGACGTGATCGCTTTCTTAACCAATGTGAATGAGCACGTTGGCGATGCAGGACGGTACATCCACGTCGGCATGACCAGTAGCGACGTTCTTGATACAGGCCTGGCGCTGCAGTTGAAAGCCTCAGTCGTTCTTCTGCGCCAGGAGTTGGCTGCCTTGGACGACGCGATTGCCAAGCTGGCGGCCGCACACAAAGCCACCGTGATGATCGGCCGTTCTCACGCGATCCATGGAGAACCGATCACCTTTGGCTTCAAGTTGGCTGGCTGGTTGGCCGAAACCCGCCGCAATAGTGAGCGTCTGGCTCGCCTAGAGCGTGATGTAGCCGTAGGCCAAGTAAGCGGGGCCATGGGCACCTACGCCAATACGGATCCAGAGGTGGAAAAGCTCACCTGCGAGATTCTCGGCCTCAGTCCCGACACGGCAAGCACTCAAGTGATCTCCCGCGATCGCCATGCCGACTACGTACAAATCCTCGCCCTGGTTGGAGCCTCGCTCGATCGCTTCGCGACCGAGATTCGCAACCTGCAGCGCACTGATGTTCTTGAGGTCGAAGAAAGCTTCGCCAAGGGACAGAAAGGAAGCTCGGCCATGCCCCATAAACGCAACCCGATTCGCAGCGAGCGCATCAGCGGATTAGCGCGCGTGCTGCGTAGCTATGTGGTGGCGGCTCTGGAAAACGTGGCTCTCTGGCACGAACGTGACATCAGCCACAGTTCAACGGAACGGATGATGCTGCCGGACTGCTCTGTGACCCTGCACTTCATGCTGCGAGAGATGACCGCCGTCATCTCTGGCCTTGGGGTTTACCCAGACAACATGATCCGCAACATGAATGTCTACGGAGGGGTGGTCTTCAGCCAGCGGGTACTGCTCGCCCTCGTGGATGGGGGTATGAGCCGGGAGGATGCTTACGAAGTGGTGCAGCGCAACGCCCACAGCGCTTGGAACACCAATGGAGGTGACTTCCGCGCCAACCTTCAAAGCGATCCCGAGGTGAGCAACAAGCTCAATGCTGACCAACTAGCGGAGTGTTTCAGCACCCAGCTACACCAAGCCAACCTAGGTGTCGTCTGGGACCGACTCGGCCTCTGAGTCAATGTTCTGGACTCCCTATGCCGACTGGATTTATGTGGTTGTAAGCGTGAGCGGGATGCTACTCATCATCGTGCTGGTGCTTCGCCCTGAGGCAAAGTCATGACCCAAACAACAAGGACTGAACACGACAGCATGGGGCCTGTAGAGGTGCCGGCCAAAGCCCTCTGGGGGGCACAGACCCAGCGATCCCTGCAGAACTTCGCCATCAGCGATGACCGCATTCCTGTTGATCTGATCCATGCCTTAGCGCAAATCAAACAGGCGGCAGCGATCGTGAACGCTCGCCTGGGGGTGTTGGATCACAACCGACGCGACCTGATCGTGAAGGTGGCGGCCGACATAGCCGAGGGTCGTCACGACGATCAGTTCCCCCTAAGGGTTTGGCAAACCGGTAGCGGCACCCAAACAAACATGAATGTCAATGAGGTGATCAGCAACCTCGTATCGCGAAGCGAAGGGGAGCCATTAGGCAGCCATCAGCCAGTACACCCCAACGATCACGTCAACCGCTCGCAGTCCACCAACGACGCCTTCCCCGCAGCGATCCACATCGCTGCAGCAGCAGGCATCCAACACCGACTGTTGCCGGAAGTCCAACAACTCAGCGAGGCGTTTGCCACCAAGAGTGAGGCCTGGAGAGACATCGTGAAGATTGGCCGGACCCACCTACAGGATGCTGTGCCGCTGACCCTTGGCCAAGAAGCTTCTGCTTGGCGCGATCAACTCAGCAGTGCCAGGGACCGAATCGAAACATCGCTGCAGGAGCTGTACCCGCTCCCGCTAGGCGGCACCGCGGTTGGAACGGGCCTCAATGCCCCGGAAGGCTTCGCCGCTCAGGCAGCGACTGAACTGGCACGCCTAAGCGGGTTGCCCTTGACCTCGGCTCCGAACAAGTTTGCTGTGATGGCAAGCCATGACGGCCTGGTGAATGCCATGGGCCAGCTGCGACTCCTCGCGGTGAGCTTGCTAAAGATCGCCAACGACCTCCGTCTCCTTGCCTGCGGCCCACGCGCTGGGCTAGCGGAATTGCATTTACCTGAAAACGAACCAGGCAGTTCGATCATGCCTGGCAAGGTGAACCCCACTCAGTGCGAAGCGATGGCGATGGTTTGCACCCAGGTGATCGGTCTGGATGCAGCCGTTGCAATGGCCGGGGCTGGCGGCCACCTACAGATGAATGTCTACAAACCATTGATCGGCTTCAACCTGCTGCAAACGATCAAGCTGCTCACCGACGCCTGCCATTGCTTCAGGGTGTCCATGGTGGAAGGCATCGAAGCCAACCGCAGTCGCATCCAACGTGACGTGGAACAATCCCTGATGCTCGTCACTCCGCTGGCACCTGTGATCGGTTACGACAAGGCCAGTGCGATTGCAAAGTATGCCCACGAGCAGGGATCAAGCTTGCGCGATGCGGCCCTCGAGCTGGGCTATGTCAATGCGACGGAGTTCGATCGAATCATTGATCCCGCGGCGATGACAAACCCTTAACCCGTTCAGGCAGCCCGCTCAGTCGCTGCATTGAGCCCGCTGGATTCGACAGCCGCGGCCTTGAGCACCTGATCCGCCTCCGCCACAGGGAAACGATTAATCGCGGTTAAGGCCGCACGGGCGTTCTTGCGAAGCTGCTCACTAATCGCCTCGCAATATGGGACCTGGGCCAGTAGGTCCACCGTGCGCCGCATGATCCGCACCACATCTCCTTCATCCAAGGAGGTGTTAGCGATCAGGTCATTCCAGGTCGTCCCCTTGGCCCAAGCCTCCACCAATCCCATCAATTCAGGCTCCCACCAGGCTGGGACCACCACCTTGAAGCGCTCCTGAGCTCGCAGAAGCTCCCGACGGATGCCTGACAAATCATGCAAGGCCTCTTCGGCAAGGGGAGGCGCCGGAAATGCACTCCAAAGATCTGGACGATTCACCTCCGTGCTGATGGCCTCAAATACGGCAGCCAGTTCTGCTGGAGGCAACTCATCGAGATGGCCGCTCATCAGTGCCAAACCAAGCCAGAGCTCGTTGTCGCCACGAAGAGCGGCAACCGTGCGACCGATCTCCGTTGGTTCCAAGTCATCGAGGCAGCCAAAGTGCCTCAAGATCTCAATCAGAGCCAAAAATGTCTCCCAGTGCCGGTTGGAACGGTGATGGAGTAATTGCTGGCGCTCACCGATTTCATGTTCAAGATCTTCCATGCGTCGCCGGTGCTTCTTGAGTTGCTTGCGATCGCCCCAGCGGTGAGCCGGATGCCCCTCCAGCTGATCTTCCAACTCCCGGACCAGGCGAACTTGAGACAACACCTCTCCCGCCAAGTCGTACTGAGCTGTGGTCATGTCATGACGACGTGCCATGTGCGCCACCGCCAAAGCCAAACCACCGCTGTCTTGATCGCCATGACGGAGCTCACCGGAACGGCTGAGATCAGGAGGCGCCACGCCATCAACCTGCAAACAACTCAATTCCGCATGCAAGCTCACGACGGCCTGACAGGGCAATAACAACCAAACGTTGTCCTGGGTTAAGCAAAGCAGAAGCGGAAACTGCCCGGGGCCATCGCATTTGTCAACGATCACAGCCGGGGTGACCCCACCACGAAGACGAGGTGACTTGAGGCTCACCAACGTTCCCAAGCTCGAAAACTGAAGAGCGGTGGTGAGTTCATGGGCCAGGGTTTCTTCAGCCTGCTGCTGAAGAATCCTGAGCAGACGTCTCTCTTCGCGAAGACGGCCGCGCTGTTTTTCATAGTCCTCAAAGTCTTCCCACGGAACGTCACCAGCCGTGCCTTGAAGTTGAGCCAGCTGCATCCGCAACTCAGCCAGATGTTCTTCTTCCTCGACCAAATCCAAACTGGCGAGGTAGCGGCCAAAGCTGCGCTCTACCAGCTCTCTTGCTTTGGCTAAGTCATGACGCTGCAACAGGTTGAGCACCATGCCGTAGCTGGGGGTGAATTGACTCACCAATGGATCAGAGGGGCTCGTGGCCAACTGGGCCGCCTCACGCACCCCCTCAAATCGACTCTGAACGGTCACCACATAACCCTGCGTGTCTAAGCCGCGACGACCCGCGCGACCAGCCATTTGCAGAAATTCACTGGCCATCAGGGGGCGATGCCCCCGTTCGGTGCGCTTCGAGAGCGAGGCGATCACAGTGCTGCGCGCCGGCATATTGATGCCGGCCGCCAATGTTTCGGTGGCAAACACCACCTTCACCAACCCCTGCTGAAATAACGCCTCGATGAGCTCTTTCCAAGCCGGAAGCACTCCGGCGTGATGGGATGCAATCCCGCGCAGCAACGCATCCGCATGAAGGCCGTCGCGCACAGCCTCAGGATTTGCGGCGGTGTAAGCCTCAAGCCGCTCACGGATGATGGCCTGCTCGGCCTCCGTCACCAAACACTGCACCCCAAGGTCGCGAACGGCCTTGTCACAACCACGGCGACTGAAGATGAAATAGATGGCGGGGAGCATCTCCCGTGCCGCCATTTGCGCGACCACAAAACTGATCGGTGGTGCTTCCGGCTGCGGCGGCCTTGGCGAACGGCCTTTGCGCTTGTGCCCTTTTGGAGCACGCCAAACCTTGCAATTCGGATGAATTCCAGTTCCCTGTTCATTTAAAAGTTGATGGAGACCTTTAGCGCTACAAAAACTGAACTGCAGCGGCACCGGACGAAAATCACTCAGCACCAGACGCGTCGGACCGTGCACCTTCTCGATCCAATCGGTTAGTTGCCCCGCATTGGCGACGGTGGCGGACAACGCCACCAGTTGAACGGAAGGGGGACAGTGAATGATCGATTCTTCCCAGACGGTGCCCCGCTGAGAATCATTCATGTAGTGGCACTCGTCGAGCACGACCGACTCCACATCCGCTAGCGGATCGTCATCACCATCCGCTTCGGCATACAGCATGTTACGAAAGATCTCGGTGGTCATCACCACCACTCGAGCCTCGCGGTTAACGCTCAGGTCACCCGTCATCAAGCCAACATTGTCCGCTCCAAACTGTTCGCGAAAATCGCGCAACTTTTGATTGGATAAGGCTTTGAGAGGTGTTGTGTAAAAAACTTTTTGGCCATGGGCAATCGCCCGATGAATCGCGTACTCGCCTACCAGAGTCTTGCCAGATCCCGTGGGCGCACTCACCACAACGGAATGCCCTTGATTCAAGGCATCAATCGATTCCAACTGGAATCCATCCAAAGGGAATGGAAATAGCTGGGAAACATCCGGTGACACCATCGCTGGATCCTAGGGATTGCGCGAGCAGGGAGCAGCAAACTGACCAACATGAGCAGCCCGTCTCAAGCACGCCGACGTCAGCTCCGAACCTGGAGGCCCAATCCAGATGGATCAGGGCTTCTTCCGGTCAACGCGATCGATCAAGGAGATGAAACGCCATGTTGTCTGGTGGATTTAGCCAGCAACGACTATCTCAATCTGGCTCGGCACCCTGAGCTCATCTCGGCTGCGACCGAGGAGATCAACCGAAGCGGAGTGGGCGCCGGTGGGTCCCGGCTGGTGAGCGGCAGCCGCCCGGTGCATGACCAACTCGAACAACGACTAGCGCACTGGTTAAATCGAGATCGCGTTCTGCTCTACCCGAGCGGCTTTCAAGCCAATCTTGCCGCCGTTCTTGCGCTCGCGGACCGCCATACGCCAGTGCTAGCGGACAGGCTCTGCCATCACTCCCTACTCACAGGAGTGCAAGCCAGTGGGGCGCGACTGCAGCGCTTTGCCCACAACGACCTCATCGATCTGAACCGCAAGCTGGAGCGGTGCCGGGATCGACACCCAGGGCACAAACCGCTGGTGATCACAGAAAGTCTCTTCAGCATGGAGGGAACCAGTCCCAACCTGAGTGCCATGGCAGAGCTCTGCTCGAGCCACGCTGCCCGACTCCTAGTCGATGAAGCCCATGCCCTGGGCGTCTTGGGAGATGGAGGACGTGGCCTCAGCCATGCCCTGCCAAACAAGGCAGTGACCCTGCTCAGTGGCACCTTTGGGAAGGCCTTTGGGAGCGGTGGAGCGTTTCTGGCCTGTGATGCAGACCTCGGCGAAACCCTGCTCCAAACCAGTGGCGCTTTTCGTTACACCACGGCGTTAGCACCACCCCTTGCCGCAGCAGCGCTCGCAGCGTTAAGGCTGATACAACACCATCCCCATTGGTCGGAAGAGCTCATAGCAACGAGCCAACAGTGGCGCTCCGCGCTCGCTGCTGCGGGATGGACGCGTCCAGGCGGGACAGGTCCGATTCTCCCCCTGGTCATCGGTTCAGACCAAGCAGCTCTCGATCGCCAACAGATCCTCGAAGCCGCCGGGCTTTTGAGCATTGCGATCCGCCCCCCCACCGTTCCTGAAGGCACGTCCCGACTCCGTCTGGTGGTGCGTCGGAGCCTGCCCGATGGGACATTGGACGCACTGCTGCACGCCCTCTCTCTGGGCTCGTAGATCCCGATGAAACAGGTGATTGCCATGCACGGCTGGGGCGAAGACAGCCATTCATGGGTGCCCTGGATCCGGCATTTCA
The window above is part of the Synechococcus sp. WH 8020 genome. Proteins encoded here:
- a CDS encoding DEAD/DEAH box helicase; its protein translation is MVSPDVSQLFPFPLDGFQLESIDALNQGHSVVVSAPTGSGKTLVGEYAIHRAIAHGQKVFYTTPLKALSNQKLRDFREQFGADNVGLMTGDLSVNREARVVVMTTEIFRNMLYAEADGDDDPLADVESVVLDECHYMNDSQRGTVWEESIIHCPPSVQLVALSATVANAGQLTDWIEKVHGPTRLVLSDFRPVPLQFSFCSAKGLHQLLNEQGTGIHPNCKVWRAPKGHKRKGRSPRPPQPEAPPISFVVAQMAAREMLPAIYFIFSRRGCDKAVRDLGVQCLVTEAEQAIIRERLEAYTAANPEAVRDGLHADALLRGIASHHAGVLPAWKELIEALFQQGLVKVVFATETLAAGINMPARSTVIASLSKRTERGHRPLMASEFLQMAGRAGRRGLDTQGYVVTVQSRFEGVREAAQLATSPSDPLVSQFTPSYGMVLNLLQRHDLAKARELVERSFGRYLASLDLVEEEEHLAELRMQLAQLQGTAGDVPWEDFEDYEKQRGRLREERRLLRILQQQAEETLAHELTTALQFSSLGTLVSLKSPRLRGGVTPAVIVDKCDGPGQFPLLLCLTQDNVWLLLPCQAVVSLHAELSCLQVDGVAPPDLSRSGELRHGDQDSGGLALAVAHMARRHDMTTAQYDLAGEVLSQVRLVRELEDQLEGHPAHRWGDRKQLKKHRRRMEDLEHEIGERQQLLHHRSNRHWETFLALIEILRHFGCLDDLEPTEIGRTVAALRGDNELWLGLALMSGHLDELPPAELAAVFEAISTEVNRPDLWSAFPAPPLAEEALHDLSGIRRELLRAQERFKVVVPAWWEPELMGLVEAWAKGTTWNDLIANTSLDEGDVVRIMRRTVDLLAQVPYCEAISEQLRKNARAALTAINRFPVAEADQVLKAAAVESSGLNAATERAA
- a CDS encoding aminotransferase class I/II-fold pyridoxal phosphate-dependent enzyme, yielding MSSPSQARRRQLRTWRPNPDGSGLLPVNAIDQGDETPCCLVDLASNDYLNLARHPELISAATEEINRSGVGAGGSRLVSGSRPVHDQLEQRLAHWLNRDRVLLYPSGFQANLAAVLALADRHTPVLADRLCHHSLLTGVQASGARLQRFAHNDLIDLNRKLERCRDRHPGHKPLVITESLFSMEGTSPNLSAMAELCSSHAARLLVDEAHALGVLGDGGRGLSHALPNKAVTLLSGTFGKAFGSGGAFLACDADLGETLLQTSGAFRYTTALAPPLAAAALAALRLIQHHPHWSEELIATSQQWRSALAAAGWTRPGGTGPILPLVIGSDQAALDRQQILEAAGLLSIAIRPPTVPEGTSRLRLVVRRSLPDGTLDALLHALSLGS